Below is a genomic region from Burkholderia pseudomultivorans.
GCAGGCCGACTACCTGATTGACTTCACGCGCCCGGAAGGCACGCTCGCCCACGTCGAGGCCGCGCTGCGCCACGACGTGAAGCTCGTGATCGGCACGACCGGTTTCACCGCCGAGCAGAAGGCCGTGCTGCAGGCAGCAGCCGGCAAGATCGGCATCGTGTTCGCGGCGAACATGAGCGTCGGCGTGAACGTCACGCTGAAGCTGCTCGAGTTCGCGGCGAAGCACTTCTCGCACGGCTACGACATCGAGATCATCGAGGCGCACCATCGTCACAAGGTCGATGCGCCGTCGGGCACCGCGCTGATGATGGGCGAGGCCGTCGCCGGCGCGCTCGGCCGCTCGCTCGACGACTGCGCGGTGTACGGCCGCCACGGCGTGACGGGCGAGCGCGATCCGTCGACGATCGGCTTCGCGGCGGTGCGCGGCGGCGACATCGTCGGCGACCATACCGTGCTGTTCGCCGGGATCGGCGAGCGCATCGAGATCACGCACAAGTCGTCGAGCCGCGTATCGTATGCGCAGGGCGCGCTGCGCGCGGTCCATTTCCTGTCGGCGCACGGTGCCGGCCTGTTCGACATGCAGGACGTGCTCGGCCTGCGCTGACACCATGAGGGACCCCCGATGGCCATCCCCACCGGCGTAGTCCACTATCTCGAAAGCGGCGATGCAATCACGCACGCCGTCGCCTATGTGCTGCTGGCGATGTCCGTCGCCAGCTGGTGTTTCCTCCTGATGAAAGCCTGGCTGCTGGTGCGCGCGAAGCGGCAGGGGCCGCGCGCGCTCGCGGCGTTCTGGCACGCGCCGTCGCTCGACGCCGGCATCGCGGCGCTGAGCGGCGCCGACCGCGAGCGCGTGTTCGTGCCGCTCGCCGAAGCCGCGCGCGATGCGGCCGACGCGCACGATCCAGCCGCGCTGGGCGCGCGCGTCGAGCGTGCCGAGCGCGTGCTGCGTGCGCTGCGCCACGCGATGCTGCGCTCGCAGCGGCGCCTCGAGTTCGGCCAGGTGCTGCTCGCGTCGATCGGCAGCACCGCGCCGTTCGTCGGGCTGCTCGGCACCGTATGGGGCATCTACCATGCGCTCGGCAGCATCGCCGCGAGCGGGCAGGCGCAGATCGAGAACGTCGCGGGGCCGGTCGGCGAGGCGCTGATCATGACCGCGTTCGGGCTCGTCGTCGCGATTCCGGCCGTGCTCGCTTACAACATCCTCGGGCGGCTCGTGCGGCAGCTCGCCGAGGAACTCGACGGCTTCGCGCGCGACCTGCACGTATTCGTGTGCGCGCAGGACGCGTGACGCGCGGGAGGAGCGACCATGGCATTCGGCGGACTCGAGCACCACAAGACTTCCGCACCGATGGCGGAGATCAACATGACGCCGCTGATCGACGTGATGCTGGTGCTGCTCGTGATCTTCATCATCACCGCGCCGCTGATGACGCACGCGATCCGGCTCGACCTGCCGAAGGTTGCGGCGAACGTCGCGCGCGACACGCCGCAGTCCGTCACGCTGTCGATCGACGATGCGGGCAAGCTGTACTGGGACGACACGCCGGTCGCGCTCGACGCGCTGCCGGCGCGCTTCCGGGCCGCCGCCGCGGGCGGCGCGCCGCCCGAGCTGCGGCTGCGTGCATCGCGCGCGACGCGCTACGACGTGATCGCGCAGGTGATGGGCGACGCCCAGGCGGCCGGCCTCACGCGCATCGGCTTCGTGACCGACATGCCGCCGGCGGGCGCCGCGGCCCCGGCGAGCCGCTGAGCGGACCGGCGGGCAGCGCGCCGCGCGATCCGGCCGCTCGCCGCGAGACCGGCCGTATGGGCCGGCGCGGACGGTATAATCACCGTTTTTCCCGGTTGGCGGATCTTTTCAGGTAACCCGGAATTTTCCAGGCTGCCCGGGCATGGCCCGGGTTACCCGGAAAATCTTCGGAAACCGTGGGCAGGCGCGGCCACCGCGAACCTGCCCGGCCGCCGGGCCAGCACGACTTTCGATCCACTCCGCGCGCGTCGTCGCGCCGCTTAAAGCCTAGTCCGAACCACACCATGCACGAGAGATACGTACCCGCCGACGTCGAAGCCGCCGCCCAGGGCGACTGGCGCGCAGCCGATGCCTACAAGACGCAGGAAGACGCGAACAAGCCGAAGTTCTACTGCGTGTCGATGCTGCCTTACCCGTCCGGCAAGCTGCACATGGGTCACGTGCGCAACTACACGATCAACGACGTGATGTACCGCTATCTGCGGATGAACGGCTACAACACGCTGATGCCGATGGGCTGGGACGCGTTCGGGATGCCGGCCGAGAACGCCGCGATGGCCAACGGCGTGCCGCCCGCGAAGTGGACCTACGACAACATCGACTACATGAAGGGCCAGATGCAGTCGATGGGCCTCGCGATCGACTGGTCGCGCGAGATCGCGACCTGCAAGCCCGACTACTACAAGTGGAACCAGTGGCTGTTCCTGAAGATGCTCGAGAAGGGCATCGCGTACAAGAAGACGGGCACCGTGAACTGGGATCCGGTCGACCAGACCGTGCTCGCGAACGAGCAGGTGA
It encodes:
- the dapB gene encoding 4-hydroxy-tetrahydrodipicolinate reductase: MKIAIAGASGRMGRMLIEAVLNDSDAQLVGALDRAGSPFLGQDAGAFLGKETGIKLTDDLDAVFAQADYLIDFTRPEGTLAHVEAALRHDVKLVIGTTGFTAEQKAVLQAAAGKIGIVFAANMSVGVNVTLKLLEFAAKHFSHGYDIEIIEAHHRHKVDAPSGTALMMGEAVAGALGRSLDDCAVYGRHGVTGERDPSTIGFAAVRGGDIVGDHTVLFAGIGERIEITHKSSSRVSYAQGALRAVHFLSAHGAGLFDMQDVLGLR
- a CDS encoding MotA/TolQ/ExbB proton channel family protein, with product MAIPTGVVHYLESGDAITHAVAYVLLAMSVASWCFLLMKAWLLVRAKRQGPRALAAFWHAPSLDAGIAALSGADRERVFVPLAEAARDAADAHDPAALGARVERAERVLRALRHAMLRSQRRLEFGQVLLASIGSTAPFVGLLGTVWGIYHALGSIAASGQAQIENVAGPVGEALIMTAFGLVVAIPAVLAYNILGRLVRQLAEELDGFARDLHVFVCAQDA
- a CDS encoding ExbD/TolR family protein, which produces MAFGGLEHHKTSAPMAEINMTPLIDVMLVLLVIFIITAPLMTHAIRLDLPKVAANVARDTPQSVTLSIDDAGKLYWDDTPVALDALPARFRAAAAGGAPPELRLRASRATRYDVIAQVMGDAQAAGLTRIGFVTDMPPAGAAAPASR